The Primulina tabacum isolate GXHZ01 chromosome 7, ASM2559414v2, whole genome shotgun sequence genome includes a window with the following:
- the LOC142552080 gene encoding uncharacterized protein LOC142552080, translating to MTSFKPFAAAANTLRYRLSSSLRTRGGGGGETSRWTSPGHEDKPKGYLLNRTPPLPGESRKWEDWELPCYITSFLTIVILGVGLNAKPDLTIETWAHQKALERLELESSQPVEAD from the coding sequence ATGACGTCTTTCAAGCCATTCGCTGCCGCTGCAAACACTCTTCGATACCGCCTCAGCTCGTCCCTAAGGACCCGAGGCGGCGGAGGAGGAGAGACGAGCCGTTGGACCAGCCCAGGCCACGAGGATAAGCCTAAAGGTTACCTATTAAACCGCACGCCACCGCTACCCGGGGAATCGAGGAAATGGGAGGACTGGGAGCTGCCGTGTTACATCACTAGTTTCCTTACAATCGTCATACTTGGGGTGGGACTCAACGCCAAGCCCGATCTCACGATCGAGACGTGGGCGCACCAGAAAGCCCTGGAGCGGCTCGAATTGGAATCTTCCCAGCCCGTTGAAGCTGATTGA